The following coding sequences lie in one Primulina huaijiensis isolate GDHJ02 chromosome 2, ASM1229523v2, whole genome shotgun sequence genomic window:
- the LOC140971333 gene encoding sugar carrier protein A-like encodes MPGGTIGAAGVPKERAEEYKGRVTGYVIIACVVAAVGGSLFGYDIGISGGVTSMDGFLEKFFPEVYRNKKHAHENNYCKYNNQKLAAFTSSLYLAGLVSSLVASPITRRYGRRGSIICGGISFMIGAALDASAVNLVMLILGRLMLGFGIGFGNQAVPLYLSEMAPTHLRGGLNMMFQLATTLGIFTANMINFGTEKLRPWGWRLSLGLAAAPAILMTIGGILLPETPNSLIERGFQEKGKKVLEKIRGTSDVHAELEDIIDASELANSIEHPFRNILEKRNRPQLVMAIFMPTFQILTGINSILFYAPVLFQSIGFGGNASLYSSALTGAVLASSTFISIATVDKWGRRALLISGGIQMVVCQVIVAVILGLKFGSDKELSKSYSILVVVVICLFVTAFGWSWGPLGWTVPSEIFPLEIRSAGQSITVAVNLFFTFIIGQSFLSLLCTFKFGIFLFFAGWITIMTIFVYFFLPETKGVPIEEMIFLWKKHWFWKRIVL; translated from the exons ATGCCGGGCGGGACGATTGGGGCGGCCGGAGTACCGAAGGAGAGGGCCGAGGAATATAAAGGAAGGGTCACTGGTTATGTGATCATTGCTTGTGTTGTGGCCGCCGTTGGCGGATCACTCTTCGGCTATGATATTGGGATTTCAG GAGGAGTCACATCCATGGATGGATTTCTTGAGAAATTCTTCCCTGAAGTGTACAGAAACAAGAAGCATGCTCATGAGAACAATTACTGCAAGTACAATAACCAAAAGCTTGCAGCATTTACGTCATCACTTTATCTTGCTGGTTTGGTGTCATCATTGGTTGCATCTCCGATCACGAGGAGATATGGCCGTCGAGGAAGTATAATATGTGGTGGTATAAGTTTCATGATAGGAGCTGCACTTGATGCTTCAGCAGTAAATCTTGTCATGCTCATTTTAGGCCGACTCATGCTCGGGTTTGGTATTGGATTTGGCAACCAG GCAGTGCCGCTGTATTTGTCAGAGATGGCACCAACCCATTTGCGAGGTGGCCTTAATATGATGTTCCAGTTGGCCACTACGCTAGGAATTTTCACAgcaaatatgataaattttggaACAGAAAAGCTTCGTCCTTGGGGATGGAGGCTCTCCTTGGGGCTTGCTGCAGCACCGGCTATCTTGATGACAATTGGAGGAATCCTACTCCCCGAAACGCCAAACAGTCTAATCGAGAGAGGGTTCCAAGAGAAAGGAAAAAAGGTTCTTGAAAAGATCAGAGGCACCAGTGATGTGCATGCCGAGCTGGAAGACATAATTGACGCGAGTGAACTTGCTAATTCCATCGAGCATCCATTTAGAAATATACTCGAGAAGAGAAACCGACCACAGTTAGTGATGGCGATTTTTATGCCAACTTTTCAGATACTCACGGGCATAAACTCCATTCTTTTCTATGCACCAGTCCTGTTTCAGAGTATAGGATTTGGCGGAAATGCATCACTTTACTCTTCAGCTTTGACGGGAGCTGTTCTTGCTTCATCAACTTTTATCTCTATTGCAACGGTTGATAAATGGGGTCGTAGAGCTTTGCTGATAAGCGGAGGAATACAAATGGTTGTATGTCAG GTGATAGTTGCTGTAATACTTGGACTCAAATTCGGCAGCGACAAGGAACTTTCCAAGAGCTACTCAATACTAGTGGTGGTAGTAATCTGCCTGTTTGTGACAGCATTCGGATGGTCATGGGGCCCCCTTGGCTGGACTGTGCCGAGCGAAATATTCCCATTAGAGATACGATCAGCAGGACAAAGCATAACGGTAGCAGTAAACCTTTTCTTCACATTCATAATTGGCCAGTCCTTCCTTTCCCTGTTGTGTACCTTCAAGTTCGGGATATTCCTCTTCTTCGCAGGCTGGATTACGATTATGACCATCTTTGTGTACTTTTTCTTGCCTGAGACTAAGGGTGTTCCCATAGAAGAGATGATTTTCTTGTGGAAAAAACATTGGTTTTGGAAAAGGATTGTGTTATAG